In Dyadobacter subterraneus, a single genomic region encodes these proteins:
- a CDS encoding SDR family oxidoreductase, with amino-acid sequence MSTLKDKVILVTGSSRGIGAVIAQKLAAAGAKVIVNYAGGKDAAEEVVSQIISNGGDAIAFQADVSKSEDVKNLFDAAISHYGKIDVLVNNAGILINKLIKDTTDEDFTRQFDINVRGTFNTMREAATRLAENGSVINFSTSVNRIMLPTYATYVATKAAVEQLTRVFSKEVGARGINVNSVSPGPTNTELFTKGKPQEVIDRLASLSAFNRIGEPEDIAQVVVFLASDEAKWISAQNIGANGGMA; translated from the coding sequence ATGAGCACTTTAAAAGACAAAGTAATATTGGTAACGGGTTCTTCAAGAGGTATTGGCGCGGTTATCGCACAGAAACTTGCAGCGGCCGGTGCCAAAGTAATTGTTAATTATGCCGGGGGAAAAGACGCTGCCGAAGAAGTAGTAAGCCAGATTATCAGTAATGGAGGCGATGCTATTGCGTTTCAGGCTGATGTGAGCAAGTCAGAAGATGTGAAAAATCTTTTTGACGCTGCGATCAGTCATTATGGAAAAATTGATGTGCTGGTAAATAATGCCGGGATCCTGATCAACAAACTGATCAAGGACACAACGGATGAAGATTTTACACGTCAGTTCGATATCAATGTCAGAGGTACTTTTAATACCATGCGCGAGGCGGCCACCCGTTTGGCTGAGAACGGAAGTGTTATTAATTTTTCAACTTCGGTAAACCGTATCATGTTGCCGACGTACGCAACCTACGTCGCTACGAAAGCTGCCGTTGAACAACTGACACGCGTATTTTCGAAAGAAGTGGGAGCAAGAGGAATTAATGTTAATTCAGTTTCTCCGGGACCAACCAATACTGAGCTTTTTACCAAAGGAAAACCGCAGGAAGTAATTGACCGGCTGGCTTCACTTTCTGCTTTTAATCGCATCGGCGAGCCGGAAGATATCGCTCAGGTTGTTGTGTTTCTTGCCAGTGACGAAGCAAAATGGATTTCTGCCCAAAATATCGGTGCAAACGGTGGGATGGCATGA
- a CDS encoding SDR family oxidoreductase yields MSESKLPRILITGATGQVGNKTIEFLKNNNEVEVIAAVRTQDKARQFKRKGIDTVLFDFDDELSHAEALKNVDRVLIVTDYTVDMLRQSKVFLDSAKVAGVKHVVHLGACGPDNTTVAHWAWHQLVEKYIESAGFSFTHLRPETFMQNMLSYGGKQVVKEGIFNQYVENATKSWVDAEDVAQVAALSLLHPDIHSGKTYRMGYDAKSYDDIAEMLTKMIKKPFQYQPQSPDVFLKSMQESGADMAYMHCVYDHYKRYAAGTIPGADEIFDNFPLITGNNPVTWETFIKKHKAEFDY; encoded by the coding sequence ATGTCAGAAAGCAAACTACCCAGAATATTGATTACCGGTGCTACCGGCCAGGTTGGAAACAAAACAATAGAGTTTCTCAAAAATAATAATGAAGTTGAAGTTATAGCGGCTGTACGTACACAGGATAAGGCCCGCCAATTTAAGAGGAAGGGAATAGATACTGTTCTTTTTGATTTTGACGATGAACTTTCCCACGCTGAGGCATTGAAAAATGTTGACCGCGTTTTAATTGTAACAGATTACACTGTTGACATGCTTCGTCAGAGCAAGGTTTTTCTGGATAGTGCAAAAGTTGCAGGCGTAAAACATGTTGTCCATCTGGGTGCCTGTGGACCGGATAATACCACGGTCGCACATTGGGCCTGGCATCAGCTGGTTGAAAAATATATTGAATCTGCTGGCTTTTCTTTTACCCATTTGAGACCGGAAACTTTTATGCAGAATATGCTAAGCTACGGTGGTAAGCAGGTTGTTAAGGAGGGGATTTTTAATCAGTATGTTGAAAACGCAACAAAAAGCTGGGTAGACGCAGAGGATGTTGCACAGGTTGCAGCCTTGTCTTTATTGCATCCGGATATTCATTCGGGAAAAACTTACCGGATGGGATACGACGCCAAATCGTACGATGATATTGCTGAAATGCTGACAAAAATGATAAAAAAGCCATTTCAATATCAACCGCAGTCACCAGACGTTTTTCTGAAATCCATGCAGGAATCCGGAGCTGATATGGCTTACATGCATTGTGTATACGATCATTACAAGCGTTACGCAGCCGGGACAATTCCGGGAGCGGACGAGATATTTGATAATTTTCCGCTGATCACAGGAAATAATCCTGTGACCTGGGAAACATTTATCAAAAAACACAAAGCCGAATTTGATTACTAG